One Thermus hydrothermalis genomic region harbors:
- a CDS encoding LutC/YkgG family protein encodes MDARSRILSRIQRALKDRPKALLPEHPHPPFPEDPIPLLLARLAENGAEPHLLSPEGAQALLRELAQGLPGVAFGQGVPTPFREGLNPLPPEEAPLGVSWALFAVAETGTLALSSADGRRAQLLPPTHLVLVERERVYPTLLQAFQDLKELPIALGLHSGPSKSADIGQVMVKGVHGPGRLIVAVLT; translated from the coding sequence ATGGACGCTAGAAGCCGCATCCTAAGCCGCATCCAGCGGGCCCTCAAGGATCGCCCCAAGGCCCTTCTTCCCGAACACCCCCACCCGCCCTTCCCCGAGGACCCCATACCCCTCCTCCTGGCGCGCCTGGCGGAAAACGGGGCCGAACCCCACCTCCTTTCCCCTGAAGGGGCCCAGGCCCTCCTGAGGGAACTGGCCCAGGGGCTTCCCGGGGTGGCCTTCGGCCAGGGGGTCCCTACCCCCTTCCGCGAAGGCCTCAACCCCCTCCCCCCCGAGGAGGCCCCTCTGGGGGTTTCCTGGGCGCTTTTCGCCGTGGCGGAAACGGGCACCCTGGCCCTTTCCAGCGCCGACGGGCGCCGGGCCCAGCTCCTCCCCCCCACCCACCTGGTCCTGGTGGAAAGGGAAAGGGTCTACCCCACCCTCCTCCAGGCCTTCCAGGACCTAAAGGAGCTCCCCATCGCCCTCGGCCTCCACTCCGGCCCTTCCAAGAGCGCGGACATCGGCCAGGTGATGGTGAAGGGGGTCCACGGGCCCGGGAGGCTTATCGTGGCCGTCCTCACCTAA
- a CDS encoding LutB/LldF family L-lactate oxidation iron-sulfur protein: protein MRAKAKLYPKEAARLLREKPGVREAVTGATLHFDRNRLKAYAEVPIAEWRERAKAIKDHALSHLDQYLELAEKRLKENGVQVHYAEEPKDAHRLLREIVERRGVKRAVKAKSMLTEELGVNPLLASLGVEVYETDLGEYLIQLLGEPPSHIVGPAIHLSLKEIQTLFHERFGTPLDASPEALAQVARKVLREAFLTAELGISGANFLVAETGTLALMENEGNIRLSTSLPKVHVAFVGIEKLLPRFQDLALFLPLTARAATGQRLSTFVSLIQGPARKGEEGPEEVHVVLVDHGRTALLADPEAWETLRCLRCGACLNACPVYRQTGGHPYGYVYSGPIGAVLDPGLLSLEEAYPLPYASTLCGACLEACPVKIPIPKLLLTWRHRAVAEGLSPAWERAMLAAYRRVMESPALYRLFSKALRGLPLPQDLLPLLRAWTEGRGPLKPSPKPFHQLWREMEEGHGR from the coding sequence ATGCGGGCTAAGGCCAAGCTTTACCCCAAGGAGGCGGCGAGGCTCCTCCGGGAAAAACCTGGGGTGCGGGAGGCGGTAACAGGGGCCACCCTGCACTTTGATAGGAACCGCCTCAAGGCCTACGCCGAGGTGCCCATCGCCGAGTGGCGGGAGCGGGCCAAGGCCATCAAGGACCACGCGCTGAGCCACCTGGACCAGTACCTGGAGCTGGCGGAAAAGCGGCTAAAGGAAAACGGGGTCCAGGTCCACTACGCCGAGGAGCCGAAGGACGCCCACCGCCTCCTAAGGGAGATCGTAGAGCGGCGCGGGGTGAAGCGGGCGGTGAAGGCCAAGAGCATGCTCACGGAGGAGCTCGGGGTAAACCCCCTCCTGGCCTCCTTGGGGGTGGAGGTCTACGAGACCGACCTGGGGGAGTACCTGATCCAGCTCCTGGGGGAACCCCCAAGCCACATCGTGGGCCCGGCCATCCACCTCTCCCTTAAGGAGATCCAAACGCTTTTCCACGAGCGCTTCGGCACCCCCCTGGACGCCTCCCCCGAGGCCCTGGCCCAGGTGGCCCGCAAGGTGCTCCGGGAGGCCTTCCTCACCGCCGAACTGGGGATTAGCGGGGCCAACTTCCTGGTGGCGGAAACGGGCACCCTGGCCCTCATGGAGAACGAGGGGAACATCCGCCTCTCCACCTCCTTGCCCAAGGTCCACGTGGCCTTCGTGGGGATTGAGAAGCTCCTCCCCCGCTTCCAGGACCTGGCCCTCTTCCTCCCCCTCACCGCCCGGGCGGCCACGGGGCAGCGCCTTTCCACCTTCGTCTCCCTCATCCAAGGCCCCGCCCGAAAGGGGGAGGAGGGCCCCGAGGAGGTGCACGTGGTCCTGGTGGACCACGGCCGCACCGCCCTCCTCGCCGACCCCGAGGCCTGGGAGACCCTAAGGTGCCTCCGCTGCGGGGCCTGCCTCAACGCCTGCCCCGTCTACCGCCAAACCGGGGGCCACCCCTACGGCTACGTCTACTCCGGCCCCATCGGGGCGGTCCTGGACCCCGGGCTCCTCTCCCTGGAGGAGGCGTACCCCCTCCCCTACGCCTCCACCCTCTGCGGGGCCTGCCTCGAGGCCTGCCCGGTGAAAATCCCCATCCCCAAGCTCCTCCTCACCTGGCGCCACCGGGCGGTGGCAGAGGGCCTAAGCCCCGCCTGGGAACGGGCCATGCTCGCCGCCTACCGCAGGGTCATGGAAAGCCCCGCCCTCTACCGCCTCTTCTCCAAGGCCCTCAGGGGCCTGCCCCTCCCCCAGGACCTCCTCCCCCTCCTCAGGGCCTGGACGGAGGGAAGAGGCCCCCTAAAGCCCAGCCCCAAGCCCTTCCACCAGCTCTGGCGGGAGATGGAGGAAGGCCATGGACGCTAG
- a CDS encoding (Fe-S)-binding protein — MRVALFITCLADQFFAEAGVAAVRLLRALGVEVDFPEGQTCCGQPAFNAGYWEEARPLARRTLEVFREADYVVLPSGSCASMVKNHYPELLPGSQKALDLAERTYELSAFLVGVLGVEKLGEGLKGKRIAYHHGCHALRELGVREEPLLLLKGAGAELVPWEAAEECCGFGGLFSVKLPEVSLAMADRKVATLPQAEVLTSTDAGCLLHLAGRLAKKGVGLKVAPLATLLWEAYAG, encoded by the coding sequence ATGCGGGTAGCCCTCTTCATCACCTGCCTGGCGGACCAGTTCTTCGCCGAGGCCGGGGTGGCGGCGGTACGGCTTCTAAGGGCCTTGGGGGTGGAGGTGGACTTCCCCGAGGGCCAGACCTGTTGCGGCCAGCCCGCCTTCAACGCCGGCTACTGGGAGGAGGCGAGGCCCTTGGCCCGAAGGACCCTCGAGGTCTTCCGGGAAGCGGACTACGTGGTCCTGCCCTCGGGAAGCTGCGCCAGCATGGTGAAAAACCACTACCCCGAGCTCCTTCCCGGAAGCCAAAAGGCCCTGGACCTCGCCGAGAGGACCTATGAGCTTTCCGCCTTCCTGGTGGGGGTCCTGGGGGTGGAAAAGCTGGGGGAAGGGCTTAAGGGAAAGCGGATCGCCTACCACCACGGCTGCCACGCCCTGAGGGAGCTTGGGGTGCGGGAGGAGCCCCTCCTTCTCCTAAAGGGAGCCGGGGCGGAGCTCGTGCCCTGGGAGGCGGCGGAGGAGTGCTGCGGCTTTGGGGGGCTTTTCTCGGTGAAGCTCCCCGAGGTCTCCTTGGCCATGGCGGACCGCAAGGTCGCCACCTTGCCCCAGGCGGAGGTCCTCACCTCCACGGACGCGGGCTGCCTCCTGCACCTGGCGGGGCGCCTGGCCAAGAAGGGGGTGGGCCTAAAGGTGGCGCCCCTCGCCACCTTGCTTTGGGAGGCGTATGCGGGCTAA